The genomic window aaaagtaTCTCGTTCATGATTTACGTATCCTCTTGAATCCCATACAAAAGACCCTGCACAAGATTTAAGTCAGCTCCTAaatagacatttctgtctgtgttgtttacttatcactcacattcacacattcagaaCATTGTTTTACCCTCTTTTCTTGAAAAGCGCCTGGACAAAGcctaaaaataaacatgtttaggATGTTTATTTATCTGATATTGTTACCTACTTTGAAAATGGACTAGCTGAGGCTTCAAGATATGGCCCAAAATTGTGTTTTCCAGCTAGTACCTCCCAACTCtagtcatctgcagcatctcAGTGTGTTGAAATTTCTTTAATTCAATAACAGAAGTGCTTACAGTGACTCTGATTGTTGTTGAGTGTTACCTTTCAAAAATGGAACAAGGGCAGCTTTCGATGAACCTCAGGTAGGCCTTGGATAGGCATTTTAGGTGAGTTTCAGTGAATTTTAGGACAGCTTTACGATTTTCAAGTCTGCCCTGAAAAAGATTACAGTATTCATagacactgaaatatgttttgttcATTGTAATCGTTCCTTCAGTTCATCTTTCACTAGAACTACAAAGAAAACTAAGAAATACTACAACATGATATTActcatttcattttgtctttattttattcatctttttttcaatatttgccAGAGATACAGCAGCATTTTACTTGTATTTCTTACAAAAATCTGCAAAATTTAAATATGTAATGTTATGTCTTAATTAAACCCTCAGAGACACCGGAGGCCTGTacaaagcaggatttggagtaagtgaggtaacttcagggttaactctgggttttcagtcgtacgaagctggttctctttttacagagttaaatcaccatggtaacttatgctgaaTAGTTAACCTGCCCtggagcaggttaacttcagggtatcagatcacagcctgtcaacaccccgacctctgactaatcagatcactgaagaaaaagtgTCCATGGACGATATCATATGAAGTATCCTAATTCATTCATGGTTGTGATGATGCTGCTTGTAATTAACACCCTCATCTCTTTGACATGAACGCACtcatggctggataggaaaacccagagttgactgaactagctgataaccagctttgtagtagcGGTTATCCAGATGGacaatgttagggttagtcaagccaGATGACAAGAAGATATCttgggtaagttgaactggcttcgtagtacaggcctcagatGTCATCACCTGCCCCAAAGATGAAGTGattacagaagaagaaaatactCTCATTTGCTTCGTCAACTGCTCCTTCCCTCCCAACATCAACATTAAGTGGACAAAGaatgacatagaaataatagtggAAGATCATTTCATCAAATGCATACCCAATCCTGATGGGacattttatgtgtttgtcCCAAAGGTAGGAGAAATCCAGCTGTGCTcatgtctcctgtcctctccagAGGTGGATGCATGTGTTGGCACAgagtccagtgtgtgtgtatagtgtattctacttttatttttattttttctaattttgtCTTTATAACTGTATAAACAGCCAACCTGCCATACTTTTGCTGATGATCAAAACAAGCATGTGTGATTAAGCTCTCCTCATCATGAACTTACATGTGAGCTACTCACGGTCCAGACACATACAATGGTGATTAAGCAGATCAAGATGAAAATAATGTACAAGCCGAATAGCAGACGGTCAATAACAATCCCTATCATTTGCCATTCCTGTGACATATGGTTCCCCTTGAAGTGTTTGTCCACGTGGTGGCGGATGGCCATGAGATCTTTGCTCAGCTTTCTCAGTTCATCCAGAGCTGGCTCATGAAGGGGTGTCACAGGGGGTGTATCAACAGAGACACTGCTGATATTCATTGCTggatatgtaaaaaaaaaaacaacaacaaaaaaatcaagattAGAGTTAGTGTGATGCATGGTGTGACACATTGTTTAAACAACAGACAGCAATCAGGGCTTGACATAAGCACTCACACACTTGCCAAATGCAGGTAGAGTTCAGCAGTGGTGTGTAACACAGTCACTCTGACTCCCAACTTTGGTAGGTGGCATATGTGCATGCAGATTTATGTCTTTAATGCAGAACCAAAGTCCACAAACAAGAGTTCCACCCTGAATGTTTTAGCTGTCCGCTGTCAGCAGCATTTGCTGAGGTTAGCATAATGAGCTCATTTTTGTGCGTGGCCGTCCCTCTGTGGCGGTCGCAAATTAAACACCAGAGCTGGAAGACCTGCCTGGAGGTTCCCAGTCAGCTACACTGACACacaactcacctgtttacatttaattaaggcCTAAAGTTACTCATATTTAAGGGCAGGCTACTTtgattgacaggctgtctgctgatagtgttgTGGTGCTCTCAATCAgttccaccccttgctcctcaaAGGcgccagcctctcacccaaatgtAATCAGATCTAGCTCCAAataaccaagatggcaacatcCATAATGCTTTACTCCAGGCTTCAAAATAGGAGTCGACAAACTCATTAGCGACGTCACAGCAGCTATATCCATTATTTCTTCAAATCATTTTTACAAATTACTGTTTCCAAGATCAAGAAGACAGAATGAACATTAACGCACTATTTTCTTATACAGTTAATATCATAAGAACTTTGTTCAAACAAACTTTATACAAAATTACAGTAAAAAGAAGATCATTTATTGTACCTCTGGCAGGTGCATGAGGGGACATTGCGACGTGGCGGTTCCTCTTTGCCCGGGGGACACAAACAATAACAGCTAGATATCGTAACACGAGGACTTTGAGCCAGTTAGGCATCACACCGTGCTGGTCACCACTGAGCTGGATGTTAGTGATAAACACCGTCTCCAACAGGCTTGCCACCATCAGAGCGAGGCTGATCGAGAAGAAAACAtctgcaggaaacacaaaaagggtggaaagaaataaagagactctttcattaaaaatgaattcatTAAGGGTGGGTAACAGATTTCTTGTAGCTCACATGTGCTATCAGAGAAGCAGGGTTAGGGTTATAGCATCTCTTTCAAGCATCTGCTCGATATCTTGTGTTGCCGATATATGAACACATGTACAATATTACAAGATTCATTTTATTTAGGTAGAATGTCCACTTAAGGAGGTTGACTCAAGTCTGCATGTGCCGGTGTTGGTGTAGTAATGTCTTATGTTTAGCAACAGAAGTGTTAGGTGAGACCAAACTTACACACTCGGTTGCCAATGTACTGGTTATGGCTACTGGTTATCAGTCCTGCAACAAATCCTCCCATCACAAAGGGTATAATGTTCAGGTCTTGGTGAAGGTGTTTTAGAGACAGTTTAACTGTATGTTGATATCGGAGGATGTAGTTCGTGGAGCTGTTACATTGACCTTAGTTAAAATTACACTCTGACTGAGCAAAATGCTTCAAAGAGAACCAGCTTTTCAGAGGGCAAGGTACTAATAATGTAGCAAGGCATCTGGTCAAGAAGAAACGCTAGTctaaatataaaagaaaaagcatgGCCCTCATCTCAATATGAGGTGTAGTTGGCTAATTTAAAACTATCACAGGTGTCACTCACTCATGAGAGGTGTTGAATTTCCAGTGACAGGCAGCAGATCGTTCATGAGGAGCAAGAAAACAGTGTAGCCCAGGATGAGGGTCATCTTGAAGGAGGACCGGTCCACACTATGGGGAGGCAGCAGGAAGCTGAAGAGGTCCAATGCGATGAGGAAGCAGCTGGGCATCAGGAGGTTTACAACATAGAGGATTGGCCTACGTCTCAAAATAATCTTAAGATAAAACAAGTTTTTAGTGAGAATTTACAATATCAGTCTTACCATCACTAAAATAGACTTTTGCCAAGAATATTGGCCTTTACAAGCCCCTGTGAAACTGTGTTGCAGTTTCTGATGCTTTTTGGTGGCCCCTCAGGGATCCATCATTGGCCCTCACATTGTTTTCTGTTGACATGCTTCTCCTATGATAAAATATCCACAAAAACATCCACTACCCTCACTTCCTTAAACTCAaacatgaaagaaagaaaaaactttcATGTTGGCATTTTTAGCATGTCCTATCAATTTAatctttccaggattaatcacataaataattaaaatcgATGCTGAAAGGATAAATGATTCCACATGTTAATAAATGGTTACATAAAATAACTTACATAGTATCTGATCTCAGAGTAGCTTCCAGCAATTATGTTCAAGGTTCTTGGAGCTCCTTTGATATCTAAAAGCTCCCATTCCCCTTGGATCTGCATCACGTTTTTAGACTCCGCCAGGATCTCTTCAGCTGAGGAACGTGCAAACATCCTTACATCTTCCACTGGATCACAATTTCAGGAAAGTTTGTTATTATTAGATGCTCAGTCTGTGTGAGGTCATGCACATGAGTAAAGCAGAGCTGTAAAAGCTGAGTTTGTAAATATAAGAagatatttcattcattcatcttctaaccgcttcatcctcttgagggtcacgggggggctggagcctatcccagctgacatcgggcgagactatcacagggctgacacatagagacaaacaaccattcacgctcacattcacacctatggacaatttagagttaccaattaacctaacctctttggactgtgggaggaagctggagtgtccggagagaacccacgctgacatggggagaacatgcaaactccgcacagaagggctcccacgcccgggatcgaactggcaaccctcttgctgtgcgGCACACTACCATGCCGCCCCTGAAGATATttgaattcatttatttaatcgTACTGAAATTTTGGCTTGACTTGTGTAAAGCATTTAGTTTTCATCTTTGGAAATGCATaattagtgcaaaaaacaacaagaacaaccaaaaaagtaattaaactCTTAAACTCAGAAATGAAAACTTTGATTTTGgtaattttaaatgtaaattaaagaCCTATCTTTTTTAATCTGGATTTTAATGTGGAGTAACCTTACAGTTATGGTTATTTTTATgctattttatgtatttattcactctctttttattctgtgtggagttttaatcatttgttttgttagattgttctgttttggttggtttgcttttttaatattttactgtCTTGTGCCTGTGTGATTCCAATTTtgccatgtgaagcactttgggctgcatgtttgtatgaaaggtgctatacaaataacaTAAATAGTTCGTTAACATTTATACATTATATTTGCATGTCATTATGTAGCAgattgaaactttatgtttcagcaaAGCTGTGGTTAaataggcacaaaaaccacttggttgtggttaaaaaaaagatcatgttttgcccTTAAAGACCCCAGCTGGGGGGCACAAACCTGGTAGGAAATGCACTGATGACTCTGTCAAAAACTAAAAAGTGTCCAAAAAGCCGCTGGACAGACTGCAAccagttgctacaaaacacccacgtttgggacctaaaaaaaaaaacgtgatgaacacagcaatgacttgctaaatcACAACGTTGTTTCTGTGTTGGTCCAgaacagtgatctgcagcttaGCAGGCGTATAGCCTATGTGACACGCCATCCATCAACCCCTCCACTTCCCGCTGATAAAGTCAGCTTACATATTTAGTCCCTGTACAAACATTTATATGAtacatgtaaaatgtaaaaatatagtgtatttgcagaaatgtgcaatgccaaaattttcttctggcgaTAAGGCTTTGTTTTATCCGCAGACTTACCAAGGTGTAGAAATGGTCCAAAGGTCAGCGAGCAATTTTGGATATCAAAGGGAAAAGTGTAGATTTCTAATCGGCAGGAGGTCACCATTCTTAATGGCCTATCATCATACACACGACCTGTGTTGTATAAGTAGACGTAGGGAATAAAAGGAGATGTGTCCTCATCCATGCTGAAAAGAAATAACATGGAAgttgaaaataataattgtacATTAAAGTAATGAATGTTCTACTCAGCTGACTTTTTCCCTTTGTTTCACGAAATAACCACCAAATATTTTAAAGTGGTCACAGTTCTTGTTTGTACATAATACATGTAATATGTCCAAAAGAAGCATGAAAGATATTCCACTGCGTGTCCAACAGCTATAAAGTTGCTGCCATTGTCTAGGAGATAGGGTCTATTGATGGTGTgattacttttgttttctttacagaGTACTGAACGTAATTTTAACTTACATCTCCGCAATGATGACGTCTGGGATCCAAAGCTTGTCTCGAGGGACAGAAACTCTTCTAACACCACATTCCTTCTCATCCCAGCTCAGTCCCTCTATATCCCACTCCTACATTAAACAGAACAACATCAGCATGATGTACCACGTAATTGTGTCACTACATTCTTTACATAGTTTAATTTAAAGCATAAGTGCGCATtgatgactctgtgtgtgtgtgtgtgtgtgtgtgtgtgtatccgtCTGTCTAATCTCGCAAACTACTGAACCAATCAGCCTAACATTTTGTGTTCACAGTTGTTGAAAACTTGCATTACTGATTGTTTCATATCATCACTGattgctgactcctcactcctcttaaccaGCCTGTAGGGACTGCAACTTTTCCAGAGATCACCTCAGCTACATTTTGGTCATCGTCGTGGCTCAAACACTGATATCCATAAAAAGTTTGGTCTTATAATAAaccagagcatctgcagattaattcaaTACTCGATGTGTTATGATCCACCAAAGTTAGATACGTTACAAGTTGAAATAGTCCCAGTTTTGACTAAGGGAGGCGGTGGGGGCAATTCCACTGGCCACAGCCCTCTCCAGTCTAGATGCATCATTCTGTCCTCTGCATATGTTGCAGTGCATCTGCTGAACGTGCTCTTATCAAATGCCAAAgaccacaataaaaaaaaaaactactaacAAATATTAGCAAAACTAGAGAAACTTCTGGGTTCTGTTTcagtcataaaaacaaaaataactatCCTGCATTGGACCTTGGTTGCCAGACTGtggcagggctgacacataagccctgtttccaccaagcagtatggTACG from Epinephelus lanceolatus isolate andai-2023 chromosome 11, ASM4190304v1, whole genome shotgun sequence includes these protein-coding regions:
- the LOC117265068 gene encoding 5-hydroxytryptamine receptor 3A-like isoform X1 gives rise to the protein MMEVKTVRLIFICFSLLHGFAEALRCTSPTLESLFDALEREVFNKKHLRPVKKPTDALNVSVGMTLEGILGVNEKAQSVTSLLWQVLEWDIEGLSWDEKECGVRRVSVPRDKLWIPDVIIAEIMDEDTSPFIPYVYLYNTGRVYDDRPLRMVTSCRLEIYTFPFDIQNCSLTFGPFLHLVEDVRMFARSSAEEILAESKNVMQIQGEWELLDIKGAPRTLNIIAGSYSEIRYYIILRRRPILYVVNLLMPSCFLIALDLFSFLLPPHSVDRSSFKMTLILGYTVFLLLMNDLLPVTGNSTPLMNVFFSISLALMVASLLETVFITNIQLSGDQHGVMPNWLKVLVLRYLAVIVCVPRAKRNRHVAMSPHAPARAMNISSVSVDTPPVTPLHEPALDELRKLSKDLMAIRHHVDKHFKGNHMSQEWQMIGIVIDRLLFGLYIIFILICLITIVCVWTVSSSHVSS
- the LOC117265068 gene encoding 5-hydroxytryptamine receptor 3A-like isoform X2; translated protein: MMEVKTVRLIFICFSLLHGFAEALRCTSPTLESLFDALEREVFNKKHLRPVKKPTDALNVSVGMTLEGILGVNEKAQSVTSLLWQVLEWDIEGLSWDEKECGVRRVSVPRDKLWIPDVIIAEIMDEDTSPFIPYVYLYNTGRVYDDRPLRMVTSCRLEIYTFPFDIQNCSLTFGPFLHLAEEILAESKNVMQIQGEWELLDIKGAPRTLNIIAGSYSEIRYYIILRRRPILYVVNLLMPSCFLIALDLFSFLLPPHSVDRSSFKMTLILGYTVFLLLMNDLLPVTGNSTPLMNVFFSISLALMVASLLETVFITNIQLSGDQHGVMPNWLKVLVLRYLAVIVCVPRAKRNRHVAMSPHAPARAMNISSVSVDTPPVTPLHEPALDELRKLSKDLMAIRHHVDKHFKGNHMSQEWQMIGIVIDRLLFGLYIIFILICLITIVCVWTVSSSHVSS